A stretch of Rhea pennata isolate bPtePen1 unplaced genomic scaffold, bPtePen1.pri scaffold_32, whole genome shotgun sequence DNA encodes these proteins:
- the LOC134154561 gene encoding olfactory receptor 14A16-like — MSNSSSLIEFLLLPLAGTREQQLLHFSLFLGIYLAALLGNSLIITAVACDHCLHTPMYFFLLNLSILDLGSISTTVPKSMANSLWNTRSISYSGCVAQVFLVIFLFSAEYYLLTVMAYDRYVAICKPLHYGTIMDSRACVKMAAAAWASGFINAVLHTGNTFSIPLCQGNRVDQFFCEIPQIFKLSCTESYLREVGLIVVSVFLVFWCFIFIVLSYVQIFTAVLRIPAEHGRHKAFSMCLPHLAVVSLFVVTLTFAYLKPPNFSSPTLDLVVSVLYSMVPPTLNPLIYSMRNKELQESVRKLFQLVQVQQP; from the coding sequence atgtccaacagcagctccctcatTGAGTTCCTTCTCCTGCCACTTGCGGGAACCCGGGAgcagcagctcttgcacttctcgctcttcctgggcatctacctggctgctctcctgggcaacagcctcatcatcacagccgtAGCATGTGACCACTgtctccacacccccatgtatttcttccttctcaacctctccatcctcgaccttggctccatctccaccactgtccccaaatccatggccaacTCCCTCTGGAACACCAGgtccatttcctactcaggatgtgttgcccaggtcttcctggttatcttcttgttttcagcagagtattATCTtctcactgtcatggcctatgaccgctatgttgccatctgcaaacccctgcactatggcacaatcatggacagcagagcttgtgtcaaaatggcagcagctgcctgggccagtggttttaTCAATGCTGTGCTGCATACTGGGAACACATTTTCAAtaccactctgccaaggcaacagagtggaccagttcttctgtgaaatcccccagatcttcaagctctcctgcacagagtcctacctcagggaagttgggcttattgtggttagtgtctttttagtcttttggtgtttcattttcattgtgctgtcctacgtgcagatcttcactgctgtacTGAGGATCCCCGCTGAGCATGGccggcacaaagccttttccatgtgcctccctcaccttgccgtggtctccctgtttgttGTGACTCTCAcgtttgcctacctgaagccccccAATTTTTCCTCCCCAACTCTGGATCTAGTGGTGAGTGTTCTGTATTCGATGGTGCCTCCAACACTGAATCctctcatctacagcatgaggaacaaggagcttcAGGAGTCAGTGAGGAAACTGTTCCAGCTGGTACAAGTACAGCAGCCATAG
- the LOC134154562 gene encoding olfactory receptor 14A16-like has protein sequence MSNGSSLNGFLLLTFAVTRELQLLHFLLFLGIYLAALLGNGLIITAIACDHRLHTPMYFFLLNLSILDLSSISTTVPKSMVNSLWNTRAISYSGCTAQVFLVVFLFSAEYSLLTVMAYDRYVAICRPLHYGTIMGRRACVRMAAAAWGSGFLCGVLHTASTFSIPLCQGNTVDQFFCEIPQILKLSCSDFYLREVGITGIGACLTFGCFVFIVLSYVQIFTAVLRIPAEQGRHKAFSMCLPHLAVVSLLVSTGLFAYLKPPSISSPALDVVVTVLYSVVPQTMNPLIYSMRNKELQEAVRKLFPLLLVQQQ, from the coding sequence ATGTCCAACGGGAGCTCCCTGAatggcttcctcctcctcacatTTGCAGTGACACGAGAgttgcagctcttgcacttcctgcttttcctgggcatctacctggctgctctcctgggcaacggcctcatcatcacagccataGCCTGTGACCACcgcctccacacccccatgtacttcttcctcctcaacctctccatcCTTGACCTCAGCTCtatctccaccactgtccccaaatccatggtCAATTCCCTCTGGAACACTAGGGCCATATCCTACTCAGGATGCACTGCCCAGGTCTTCCTGGTTGtcttcttgttttcagcagagtattctctcctcactgtcatggcctatgaccgctatgttgccatctgcagaccccTGCACTATGGCACAATCATGGGCAGGAGAGCttgtgtcagaatggcagcagctgcctggggcagCGGCTTTCTCTGTGGAGTTCTGCACACTGCTAGTACATTTTCCATtccactctgccaaggcaacacagtggaccagttcttctgtgaaatcccccagatcctcaagctctcctgctctgacttctacctcagggaagttgggATTACAGGAATTGGTGCCTGTTTAACGTTTGGGTGTTTcgttttcattgtgctgtcctacgtgcagatcttcactgctgtacTGAGGATCCCCGCTGAGCAGGGccggcacaaagccttttccatgtgcctccctcacctggcaGTGGTCTCCCTGTTGGTCAGCACTGGCTtgtttgcctacctgaagccacCTTCtatctcctccccagctctggatgTGGTGGTGACTGTTCTGTACTCTGTGGTACCTCAAACCatgaaccccctcatctacagcatgaggaacaaggaactccaggaggcagtgaggaaacTGTTTCCACTGCTACTAgttcagcagcaatga